The following are encoded in a window of Rosa chinensis cultivar Old Blush chromosome 4, RchiOBHm-V2, whole genome shotgun sequence genomic DNA:
- the LOC112200800 gene encoding uncharacterized protein LOC112200800, with product MQLGYCAQGNRMKKIGVVDAEYIIHYGRPTLGGPDENEKLPQSIAKDHRVDVRRESYNEMKIFRRKWERAAKNDECWIDPYPVNSSRH from the exons ATGCAGCTTGGCTATTGTGCACAG GGTAATCGAATGAAGAAAATTGGTGTCGTAGATGCTGAGTACATAATCCATTATGGCCGCCCTACTTTGGGAGGTCCGGACGAAAATGAG AAATTACCTCAGTCTATTGCAAAGGACCATAGAGTTGAT GTGAGGAGGGAATCCTACAACGAAATGAAGATCTTCAGAAGAAAATGGGAGCGTGCTGCGAAGAACGATGAGTGTTGGATTGATCCATACCCTGTTAACAGTAGCCGGCACTAA
- the LOC112195975 gene encoding divinyl chlorophyllide a 8-vinyl-reductase, chloroplastic: protein MSLCFSSTAFNLHSAKNQSFLTRFSSHFTNPTKVTSSLFTGFPSSPLSLSEVVKFSKDRLKPISASTTVTPSFRNKSPEDINVLVVGATGYIGKFVVKELVDREFNVIAIAREKSGIRGKFSKDETLNQLKGANVCFSDVTNLDSLEKSMEELGVSIDVVVSCLASRSGGVKDSWKIDYEATKNSLVAGRNRGASHFVLLSAICVQKPLLEFQRAKLKFEDELIKEAKEDSGFSYSIVRPTAFFKSLGGQVELVKDGKPYVMFGDGKLCACKPISEADLASFIADCVLSENKINQVLPIGGPGKALTPMEQGELLFRLVGREPKFLKVPIEIMDFAIGVLDFLVKIFPSMEDTAEFGKIGRYYAAESMLVLDPETGEYSAEKTPSYGKDTLEDFFQTVLREGMAGQELGEQTIF, encoded by the coding sequence ATGTCACTGTGCTTCTCCTCCACCGCATTCAATCTTCACTCAGCAAAAAACCAGAGCTTCTTAACGCGTTTCTCTTCTCACTTCACCAACCCAACTAAGGTAACCTCTTCTCTCTTTACGGGGTTCCCATCATCTCCGTTAAGCTTATCTGAAGTCGTTAAGTTCAGCAAAGACAGACTAAAACCCATTTCGGCTTCAACGACCGTTACACCTTCATTCAGGAACAAAAGTCCCGAAGACATTAACGTTTTGGTTGTGGGTGCAACTGGGTACATTGGAAAGTTTGTGGTTAAGGAGTTAGTGGATAGAGAGTTCAATGTTATAGCTATTGCTAGGGAGAAGAGTGGGATTAGAGGTAAGTTTAGCAAGGATGAGACTTTAAACCAGTTGAAAGGAGCCAATGTGTGCTTTTCAGATGTGACCAATTTGGATAGTTTGGAGAAATCTATGGAAGAATTGGGTGTTTCAATTGATGTAGTGGTTTCTTGCCTTGCTAGCCGTAGTGGTGGTGTGAAGGATTCTTGGAAGATAGACTATGAGGCAACAAAGAACAGTCTTGTTGCCGGTAGGAATCGTGGGGCTTCACATTTTGTGTTGCTTTCTGCAATATGTGTGCAGAAGCCTCTTCTTGAATTCCAGCGCGCAAAGCTGAAGTTCGAGGATGAGTTGATCAAGGAAGCTAAGGAGGACAGTGGGTTCAGTTATAGTATTGTGAGGCCAACTGCATTCTTTAAGAGCTTGGGAGGTCAGGTTGAGTTGGTGAAAGATGGGAAGCCGTATGTGATGTTTGGGGATGGGAAGTTGTGTGCTTGCAAGCCGATTAGTGAGGCGGATTTGGCTTCTTTTATTGCTGATTGTGTGTTGAGTGAAAATAAGATTAACCAGGTTTTGCCTATTGGTGGACCGGGGAAGGCATTGACACCAATGGAGCAAGGGGAGTTACTGTTTAGACTTGTGGGGAGGGAACCCAAGTTCTTGAAAGTGCCGATTGAGATAATGGACTTTGCTATTGGGGTACTTGATTTCCTTGTAAAGATATTTCCTTCAATGGAAGACACAGCCGAGTTCGGAAAGATTGGAAGGTATTATGCTGCTGAGAGTATGTTGGTTTTGGATCCTGAGACCGGAGAATATAGTGCTGAGAAAACACCAAGTTATGGCAAAGACACATTGGAAGACTTCTTCCAGACTGTGCTGAGAGAGGGGATGGCTGGCCAGGAATTGGGGGAGCAAACAATTTTCTGA